The DNA region TGGCGGATTCCGGAGGGGCATCAGATCCCGCCGCGGGGCTTCATCGTCTTCGACCAGGTGACCGGGTTCAACAACCCGCCGGGGTCGGGGTTTGGATTGAACAAGGGGGGAGAGCAGGTGTTTTTGAGTCATCTGCCGGATGGGGAGCCCGGCGGGGTGGTGGACGCGGTGCGGTTCGAGGGGCAGGAGAACGACTGGTCGTGGGCGCGGGTGCCGGACGGCGGGGCGCATTGGGACGGGGTGTTTCCACGAACTCCGGGAGGTTCCAATGCCCGGGCACCGGTGCGGGTGCACATCAGCGAGTTTTTGTATCATGAGGGCGGGCTGCCGGCGGGGCCGGTTCCCTCGGAACTGGTGGAGTATGTGGAGGTGTACAATCCGGGCGGGGAGGCGGTGGCGTTGTCGAATACCAACGGGATGTGGCGTCTGAGCGGAGGGATCCGGTTCGAGTTTCCGGCGTTCACGGTGCTGGGGCCGGGCGAGCGGCTGGTGGTGGTGGGCTTCGATCCCGTGGCCCAGCCGGCGGTGGCGGCGGGATTCCGGCAGATGTTTGCGGTCCCGGCGGCGGTGCGGCTGATGGGACCGTTTGAGGGCCGGTTGAGCAACAGCAACGATCGCTTCGCCCTGGAACGTCCGCAGGCGCCGGATGTGCCGGAAGACCCGATCAGTTGGGTCATTGTGGATGAAGTCCTGTATTTCGACCGGGCTCCGTGGCCGCGGGAGGCGGATGGGGAGGGAATGAGTCTGCATCGGCGGGACGGTCGGGGGCCGGGGACGGATCCCGCGCAGTGGATGGCGGCGGCACCTGAACCGGGGCGGGGAAGCCCGGTGGGTGAGATCGACACGGACGGGGACGGGATGCCGGATGCGTGGGAGTTGGCGCACGGGCTGAATCCGCTGGATCCCGGGGACGGGGGATTGGATGCGGACGGGGACGGCATGAGCAATCTGGCCGAGTACCTGGCCGGCACGGATCCGAGCGATCCGGAGTCGTCCTTGCGGATCGAGGAAGTGGAACGTCCGGGGCCCGGGGTGTGGGTCCTGCGATTTGCGGGGGTGCAGGGTCGGGCTTACGCGGTGGAGATGCGGTCGCCCGGGGCGGATGGGTCCTGGGGGGTGGTGCAGGTTGTGCCGAGGCTTGGGCAGGCGGGTTGGGTGACGGTGACGCTGGAGATCCCGGGCGGAACGTCGGCGGCCTTCGTCCGGGTGCGACTGGAGTTGGCGGATTCAGGGTTTTCAGCAGGCGCCGGCTCTGATTGATTTCGCGCGTGTCTCCGATCGCATCGCTTCTGGCACTCACGGATGGGTATCCGTTGCGGGTGTATCCGGCCGGGCATGTGTTGCTGGAGGAGGGGCGGCGGGGGGGGGTGCTGTATGTGCTGGAGTCGGGCACGGTGGAGATTTTGAAGGCGGGTGTGGCGATCAGCACGGTGTCGCATCCGGGGGCGGTGTTTGGGGAGGTGTCGTCGTTGTTGAACCAGGCGCCGATGGCGACGGTGCGGGTGACGGCGGAATGCCGGTTCCGGGTGATTGACGAGCCGATGGCCTTTCTGCGGGCGCATCCGGATGCGGCGATGCATGTGGCGATGCTGCTGGCGCGGCGATTGGGGACGGTGATGGAGTACCTGGCCGAATTGAAGCGGAAGCACGAGAGCCGGCAGGACCACCTGGCGATGGTGGACGAGGTGCTGGCCAGCTTGTTGAACCTGCACGCCCGGCCGCGGCGCGTGGAGGGCATGGCGCCGACTCCCGGGGATTGAGCCCGGGGGCCGGACGAACGGGAGCGGGGGGCGGAGGAGACCATGCCTGGCGAGGGAGCGGCCTGAGAAGGAAGAGAGAGCGAGCCATGAAGAGAACGACTGGCGGAGTCCATCGGCGGCATTTCCTGCGAACCGGTATCCTGGCGGCGGCGACCGTCCAGATTGTGCCCTCACGCGTGCTGGGATTGGGGGGTCAGACGCCGCCGAGCGGGCGCCTGAACGTGGCGGGGATCGGGGTGGCCGGGCAGGGCGGGCACGACCTCGCGCAGTTTTCCGGGGAGAACATCGTGGCCCTGTGCGATGTGGACTGGCGGCATGCGCGGGGGACGTTCCGTCGGTATCCGGAGGCGCGGCGATTCAAGGATTACCGGGTGATGCTCGACGAGATGAAGGAGATCGACGCGGTGGTGGTGGCGACGCCGGATCACCTTCATGCGCCGGCGTCGCTGGCGGCGATGGAGCGGGGCAAGCATGTGTATTGCGAGAAGCCGCTGACGCATTCGGTGTGGGAGGCGCGGCGGGTGGCGGAGGCGGGGCGGGCGAAGGGGGTATCGACGCAGATGGGGAATCAGGGGCAGGCCAGCGAGGAGACGCGGCGGTTGTGCGAGCTGATCTGGGGCGGGGCGATCGGGCAGGTGACCGAGGCGCATCTCTGGACCGACCGTCCGTCGCGGGGATTGTTCGAGGAGTACTGGCCGCAGGGGATCGACCGGCCGAAGGAGGAGCCGGCGGTGCCGGAGGAACTGGATTGGGACCTGTGGATCGGGCCGGCGCCGATGCGGCCGTACCATCCGGTTTATGCGCCGTTTCGGTGGCGCGGCTGGTGGGATTTCGGGACGGGCGCGCTGGGGGACATTGGATGTCATTCGTTCGACCCGGTGTTTCGGGCGCTCAAGCTGGGGGCGCCGGTGTCGGTGCAGGCGAGTTCGGCGCGGGTGAACAGGGAGACGTACCCGCTGGCGTCGATGGTGACCTACCGGTTTCCGGCGCGGGGGGTGGCACCGCAGGCGAACAATTATCAGGTGGCAGGGCTTTCCGGTGTGGAGGCGGGCGGGGTGGCGATGCCGCCCATGACGTTGACCTGGTACGATGGGGGCCTGCGTCCGTCGCGTCCGCCGGGACTGGAGGATGACGAGGCGCTGGGGCCGACCGGGCGGCTGATCATCGGGACGGAGGGATTCATTCTTGGCAGGCGGGTTTATCCAGAGCGGCGGCGGATGGAGGTGGGGACGATTCGGGAGTGGATTCCGCGGGTGCCCCAGGGCGCCTACCTGGAGTGGGCGGAGAGCTGCAAGGGCGGAGGCAGGGCGGGTTCGCACTTCGACTGGGCGGGGCCTTTGGCCGAGACCGTGCTGCTGGGGAACATCGCGTTGCGGGTGGAACTTCGGGACCGG from Verrucomicrobiia bacterium includes:
- a CDS encoding Gfo/Idh/MocA family oxidoreductase; its protein translation is MKRTTGGVHRRHFLRTGILAAATVQIVPSRVLGLGGQTPPSGRLNVAGIGVAGQGGHDLAQFSGENIVALCDVDWRHARGTFRRYPEARRFKDYRVMLDEMKEIDAVVVATPDHLHAPASLAAMERGKHVYCEKPLTHSVWEARRVAEAGRAKGVSTQMGNQGQASEETRRLCELIWGGAIGQVTEAHLWTDRPSRGLFEEYWPQGIDRPKEEPAVPEELDWDLWIGPAPMRPYHPVYAPFRWRGWWDFGTGALGDIGCHSFDPVFRALKLGAPVSVQASSARVNRETYPLASMVTYRFPARGVAPQANNYQVAGLSGVEAGGVAMPPMTLTWYDGGLRPSRPPGLEDDEALGPTGRLIIGTEGFILGRRVYPERRRMEVGTIREWIPRVPQGAYLEWAESCKGGGRAGSHFDWAGPLAETVLLGNIALRVELRDRLTRAAIEWDPAAFRITNLPEANAFLKREYRDGWGV
- a CDS encoding Crp/Fnr family transcriptional regulator is translated as MSPIASLLALTDGYPLRVYPAGHVLLEEGRRGGVLYVLESGTVEILKAGVAISTVSHPGAVFGEVSSLLNQAPMATVRVTAECRFRVIDEPMAFLRAHPDAAMHVAMLLARRLGTVMEYLAELKRKHESRQDHLAMVDEVLASLLNLHARPRRVEGMAPTPGD